Proteins found in one Actinokineospora alba genomic segment:
- a CDS encoding serine hydrolase domain-containing protein, which produces MKSSIKGTAVAVAMVATALVGAGSAGADIINPTVEVDTAKVAQTLHTKLGGGNTVGYAFAITEDGQLAATGAGGKARIDKNIAFTANTRMDIASATKNISAAALLKLVEKRGVSLDTKLWGYLPLDMRSTMHESWKNLTIKHILGHRSGIEQMLAGLSDADRAKTSNLYEGIKFAMTKPIVVDSPWSYKNMNYAVARLIIPKLWDLTEPTRGVPDSINSTNSGPWTLAYINERLFAPAGIAPTTCVANADTAAHAYDIADTSKGGVLVQLDGTDFEACGGHRGLHLSAVDMVRWQAHLRHGTVVSSNVRQQMDSFRLGWYETMSNTGSWAGSYTHGGDLFLGGDREQHSCQGKFPGNVEVTVLVNSKVLGSYQCSILLDAVKTATS; this is translated from the coding sequence ATGAAGAGCAGCATCAAGGGGACCGCGGTGGCAGTCGCGATGGTGGCGACGGCGCTGGTGGGGGCGGGTTCGGCGGGGGCCGACATCATCAACCCGACCGTGGAGGTCGACACCGCGAAGGTGGCGCAGACCCTGCACACCAAGCTGGGCGGCGGCAACACCGTTGGCTACGCGTTCGCCATCACCGAGGACGGGCAACTCGCCGCCACCGGGGCGGGCGGCAAGGCCAGAATCGACAAGAACATCGCCTTCACTGCGAACACCCGCATGGACATCGCCAGCGCGACGAAGAACATCTCGGCCGCGGCGCTGCTGAAGCTGGTCGAGAAGCGGGGGGTCAGCCTCGACACCAAGCTGTGGGGCTACCTGCCGCTGGACATGCGCTCGACCATGCACGAGTCGTGGAAGAACCTGACGATCAAGCACATCCTCGGCCACCGGTCGGGCATCGAGCAGATGCTGGCAGGCCTTTCCGACGCCGACCGGGCGAAGACGTCCAACCTGTACGAAGGCATCAAGTTCGCCATGACCAAGCCGATCGTGGTCGACTCGCCCTGGTCGTACAAGAACATGAACTACGCGGTAGCCCGGCTGATCATCCCGAAGCTGTGGGACCTCACCGAGCCCACCCGCGGCGTCCCGGACTCGATCAACTCGACCAACTCGGGACCGTGGACCCTCGCCTACATCAACGAGCGGTTGTTCGCCCCGGCCGGCATCGCCCCGACCACGTGCGTCGCGAACGCCGACACGGCGGCCCACGCCTATGACATCGCCGACACGTCGAAGGGCGGCGTGCTGGTCCAGCTCGACGGAACAGACTTCGAGGCCTGCGGCGGCCACCGCGGTCTGCACCTGTCCGCTGTGGACATGGTCCGCTGGCAGGCACACCTGCGGCACGGCACCGTGGTCTCGTCGAACGTCCGTCAGCAGATGGACTCGTTCCGCCTCGGCTGGTACGAGACGATGTCCAACACCGGTTCGTGGGCAGGCTCCTACACCCACGGCGGTGACCTGTTCCTCGGCGGCGACCGTGAGCAGCACAGCTGCCAGGGCAAGTTCCCGGGCAACGTGGAGGTCACCGTGCTGGTCAACAGCAAGGTGCTGGGCTCGTACCAGTGCAGCATCCTGCTTGACGCGGTGAAGACCGCCACCAGCTGA
- a CDS encoding metallopeptidase domain-containing protein — MSIDPGRRGRLRRLLTVALAVLTALPLTLFLAAERATAAAPMADPARSCMVAPGGFLSEGPTDWRSFPRPLGKVKMAMLFVDFADAPADTSVDSELEIFSTESEDWYATSSYGKFDLDIVPYKRWLRLPSSLNEHARTHPLMTARDSRPDVVTDDPMLASIFRNAVQLADPNFDFSQTDALLLVPSRRSSYSRGYATFEHISADGNTILAETNLATSRYRDGHILLNHEGGHLISLPDTYGGPGGFGWTGGWDVMGHMWGPAPDQFAWHKWKVGWLDDTQIACLATRNAVIEHTVSPVETPGGTKAVVVRYGTNTAYIAEVRQRLGLDTRACDTGVLVYRVDSRTPSGSGPVRVMDSHPNTGCGNNGLNDAPYDLGSGEVSTFTDSANQVRIQVMAKSGNDFTVRATFGTPAADDFAMSVAPSAGQVTPGGSTSATVATSVTSGSAQRVALSASGLPSGASAVFEPSEVTAGGSSRMTISTTASTPNGTYPVSVTGRGATASRTAAFTLTVGAPPTVEFADDFESDKGWRVNPNGTDTATSGRWERAQPQATSHNGITVQNGTTPGPGTHDLVTGAAAGSEVGANDVDGGVTSVLSPAISLTAGVSYRLRFSHYLAHLDNATAEDFLRVRVVHDGGMTTVFERKGTASNVGGTFAAADVSLTPYAGQTVRLLVETVDAGTGSLVEAAIDNVQIIR, encoded by the coding sequence ATGTCGATCGACCCTGGGCGACGCGGCAGGCTGCGTCGTCTTCTCACTGTCGCCCTGGCGGTCCTGACCGCCTTACCGCTCACCCTGTTCCTCGCCGCCGAGCGCGCCACGGCAGCCGCGCCGATGGCGGACCCGGCCCGGTCCTGCATGGTGGCGCCCGGCGGGTTCCTGTCCGAGGGGCCGACCGACTGGCGCTCCTTCCCGCGCCCGCTGGGGAAAGTGAAGATGGCGATGCTGTTCGTCGACTTCGCCGACGCGCCCGCGGACACGTCGGTCGACTCCGAACTGGAGATCTTCTCGACCGAGAGCGAGGACTGGTACGCCACCAGTTCCTACGGAAAGTTCGACCTCGACATCGTGCCGTACAAGCGATGGCTGCGGCTGCCGTCCTCGCTGAACGAGCACGCGCGCACGCATCCGCTGATGACGGCCCGGGACAGCAGGCCGGACGTGGTCACCGACGACCCGATGCTGGCGAGCATCTTCCGCAACGCCGTGCAGTTGGCCGACCCGAACTTCGACTTCTCCCAGACCGACGCCCTGTTGCTGGTGCCGTCGCGGCGCTCCAGCTATTCGCGCGGCTACGCCACGTTCGAGCACATCAGCGCCGACGGCAACACCATCCTGGCCGAGACGAACCTAGCCACCTCCCGCTATCGCGACGGGCACATCCTGCTCAACCATGAGGGCGGCCACCTGATCAGCCTGCCCGACACCTACGGCGGTCCGGGCGGCTTCGGCTGGACCGGCGGCTGGGACGTCATGGGCCACATGTGGGGCCCGGCGCCCGACCAGTTCGCCTGGCACAAGTGGAAGGTCGGCTGGCTCGACGACACCCAGATCGCCTGCCTGGCAACGCGAAACGCGGTCATCGAGCACACGGTCAGCCCGGTGGAGACGCCAGGGGGGACGAAGGCGGTGGTCGTCCGGTACGGGACCAACACCGCCTATATCGCCGAGGTCCGGCAGCGTCTCGGGCTCGACACCCGGGCGTGTGACACCGGCGTGCTGGTCTACCGGGTCGACTCGCGAACGCCCAGCGGCAGCGGGCCGGTGCGGGTGATGGACTCCCACCCGAACACGGGCTGCGGCAACAACGGCCTCAACGACGCGCCGTACGACCTCGGGTCGGGCGAAGTGTCCACGTTCACCGACAGCGCCAACCAGGTGCGGATCCAGGTGATGGCCAAGTCCGGCAACGACTTCACGGTCCGGGCGACCTTCGGCACCCCGGCGGCCGACGACTTCGCCATGTCCGTCGCGCCCTCGGCGGGCCAGGTCACCCCGGGCGGGTCGACGTCGGCGACCGTGGCGACGTCGGTGACCTCCGGGTCGGCACAGCGGGTGGCGCTGTCGGCGTCGGGCCTGCCGTCGGGCGCCTCGGCGGTCTTCGAGCCCTCGGAGGTGACCGCGGGCGGGTCGTCCCGGATGACGATCAGCACCACCGCGTCGACCCCGAACGGCACCTACCCGGTCAGCGTCACCGGCCGCGGGGCGACCGCGAGCCGGACGGCCGCGTTCACCCTCACCGTCGGGGCGCCGCCCACGGTCGAGTTCGCCGACGACTTCGAGTCGGACAAGGGGTGGCGGGTCAACCCGAACGGGACCGACACCGCCACCAGCGGCCGGTGGGAGCGCGCGCAGCCGCAGGCCACCTCCCACAACGGGATCACTGTGCAGAACGGAACCACACCGGGGCCGGGCACCCACGATCTCGTGACCGGCGCGGCGGCGGGCTCGGAGGTGGGCGCTAACGACGTCGATGGCGGCGTGACCAGCGTCTTGTCACCCGCCATCAGCCTCACCGCGGGAGTCTCCTACCGGTTGCGGTTCAGCCACTACCTCGCGCACCTGGACAACGCGACCGCCGAGGACTTCCTCCGCGTCCGGGTCGTGCACGACGGCGGCATGACGACGGTGTTCGAACGCAAGGGCACTGCGAGCAACGTCGGCGGAACCTTCGCCGCCGCGGACGTCAGCCTGACGCCCTACGCCGGGCAGACGGTCCGCCTGCTCGTCGAGACGGTCGACGCGGGCACCGGGAGTCTCGTCGAGGCCGCTATCGACAACGTCCAGATCATTCGGTGA
- a CDS encoding PucR family transcriptional regulator, which yields MPDCVPSAPLALLQQAVDSLSTALARPAVIEGPGLDLLAHSAHHAAGDQVRQQSIMSRRATPEVARWLVRQGVFDAGHALRVPACGELHMLPRVCVPVRSGDTLRGFVWFIDADEPMSDAEVALAELAVGGLAGALDGLGPRRNPPGPVEDLLGGDDVTRTRAARAIGQGAGFPDAAGVVALVAAVVGPGGAFIAGRSGPGPVRTWPGLHVREADHEVLFLPTGKGDAVADRFAGLLAETVGTRTDGRPVVGVGQPRPRLQDARDSLREAIAAARVAARVPELGTVVRWSGLGIYRVLSGLSDDALSEVRVHPGLERLFADHASLPLLETLETYLDLGGNAPMTAARLHLHRATLYYRLRRIEELTKSTLKDGGERLSLHAALKLGRLAGRYPPAPAGIARATPGDR from the coding sequence ATGCCTGATTGCGTTCCGTCGGCGCCGCTCGCCCTGCTCCAGCAAGCGGTCGACAGCCTCAGCACCGCGCTCGCGAGACCGGCCGTCATCGAGGGCCCCGGCCTCGACCTGCTCGCCCACAGCGCCCACCACGCGGCGGGCGACCAGGTCAGACAGCAGTCGATCATGTCCCGGCGGGCGACGCCGGAAGTGGCGCGATGGCTGGTGCGGCAAGGCGTCTTCGACGCCGGACACGCGCTGCGGGTACCCGCCTGCGGCGAACTCCACATGCTGCCCAGGGTGTGCGTGCCGGTTCGCTCCGGGGACACGCTCCGCGGCTTCGTGTGGTTCATCGACGCCGACGAGCCGATGTCCGACGCCGAGGTCGCCCTCGCCGAGCTGGCCGTCGGTGGCCTCGCCGGAGCGCTGGACGGTCTTGGCCCGCGGAGAAATCCGCCCGGCCCGGTCGAGGATCTTCTGGGCGGCGACGACGTCACGCGCACGCGGGCCGCGCGCGCGATCGGCCAAGGGGCTGGGTTCCCGGACGCCGCGGGTGTGGTCGCGCTGGTGGCCGCGGTGGTGGGCCCCGGTGGCGCGTTCATCGCGGGCCGAAGTGGGCCCGGCCCGGTCCGAACCTGGCCGGGGCTGCACGTGCGGGAGGCGGACCACGAGGTGCTGTTCCTCCCGACGGGCAAAGGTGACGCGGTGGCGGACCGGTTCGCGGGCTTGCTCGCCGAGACCGTCGGCACGCGCACCGACGGCAGGCCCGTCGTCGGCGTGGGCCAGCCGCGGCCGCGGCTGCAGGACGCCCGGGACAGTCTCCGCGAGGCGATCGCCGCGGCGCGGGTCGCGGCCAGGGTGCCGGAGCTGGGAACGGTCGTGCGCTGGTCGGGTCTTGGCATCTACCGGGTGCTGAGCGGGCTCTCGGATGACGCGTTGAGCGAGGTGCGCGTCCACCCCGGGCTGGAACGGCTCTTCGCCGACCACGCCAGCCTGCCGCTGCTGGAAACCTTGGAGACCTACCTCGACCTGGGCGGCAACGCGCCCATGACGGCGGCCCGGCTCCACCTTCACCGGGCGACGCTCTATTACCGGCTGCGCCGGATCGAGGAGCTCACCAAGTCCACCCTCAAGGACGGCGGCGAGCGGCTGAGCCTGCACGCCGCGCTCAAACTCGGCCGCCTCGCGGGCCGGTACCCGCCCGCACCCGCGGGGATCGCCAGGGCGACCCCGGGTGATCGCTGA
- a CDS encoding helix-turn-helix domain-containing protein: MFGERLRYWREVAGLTQTQLADRLGYHHTYISKLESGGRRPPSDLARRADELLGAGGDLATFARSDGRWPLTGDPGSIVDPLPGTGFAAERADTAVQHWSARFPVYGIVCPLHSRTGCTASVADTPIAELLGRQPSKPRAAVVHGFAALLAGYSQLNLERATTDIIAPVERCVHAISRAMDGAGKPVALALSSLAAHFADLAGWLRVESGQNGLGMAWFQRGLDWARASDNVPAQCALFARMSGVARLEGDGHSAITYATAAQATDPRRRWAALYGQLHAARGHAQLGDGREFDRVAGEVLTLAERLGERDQVEAPWLCGAEGQTFVSSFLSGGLRDLAKRSGDVRPAARAAELARRSLVTLPRQMYPSRVLLTLRLADSHACAGELDAAVATAGPVVAEAQRVRMALIGRELAGLRARLARGGALTALDNTVLARTRNDHSAVG; this comes from the coding sequence ATGTTCGGTGAGCGGCTGCGCTACTGGCGCGAAGTGGCGGGGCTGACCCAGACCCAGCTCGCGGACCGCCTCGGCTATCACCACACCTACATCTCCAAGCTGGAGAGCGGCGGCAGGCGACCGCCCTCGGACCTGGCGCGGCGAGCCGACGAGTTGTTGGGCGCGGGCGGTGACCTCGCCACGTTCGCGCGGTCGGACGGCAGGTGGCCGCTCACCGGCGATCCTGGTTCGATCGTGGATCCCTTGCCCGGAACGGGATTCGCGGCGGAGCGGGCGGACACGGCGGTCCAACACTGGAGCGCGCGGTTCCCCGTGTACGGCATCGTCTGCCCGCTGCACAGCCGCACCGGATGCACGGCCAGTGTGGCTGACACGCCGATCGCGGAGCTGCTCGGTCGGCAGCCATCGAAGCCACGCGCGGCGGTGGTGCACGGGTTCGCCGCGCTGCTCGCCGGGTACAGCCAGCTCAACCTTGAACGTGCGACGACGGACATCATCGCTCCGGTGGAGCGTTGTGTGCACGCCATCAGTCGGGCCATGGACGGCGCGGGCAAGCCGGTGGCGCTCGCGCTGTCGAGCCTGGCCGCGCACTTCGCCGACCTGGCCGGGTGGCTGCGGGTCGAGAGCGGCCAGAACGGGCTGGGCATGGCGTGGTTCCAGCGGGGACTGGACTGGGCGCGCGCGTCGGACAACGTTCCCGCCCAGTGCGCGCTGTTCGCCCGGATGAGCGGTGTGGCCAGGTTGGAGGGCGACGGCCACTCGGCCATCACCTACGCCACGGCGGCGCAGGCCACCGACCCGCGCCGCCGGTGGGCCGCGCTGTACGGACAACTGCACGCCGCACGGGGACACGCCCAGCTCGGCGACGGCCGCGAGTTCGACCGCGTCGCGGGGGAGGTGCTGACCCTGGCCGAACGGCTCGGCGAGCGCGACCAGGTCGAGGCGCCCTGGCTGTGCGGCGCCGAGGGGCAGACCTTCGTCAGCTCCTTCCTCTCCGGCGGATTGCGGGACCTGGCCAAGCGGAGCGGCGACGTCCGTCCCGCCGCCCGGGCGGCCGAGCTCGCCCGGCGTTCACTGGTCACGCTGCCGCGACAGATGTACCCGTCGCGGGTCCTGCTGACCCTGCGGCTGGCGGACAGCCACGCGTGCGCCGGGGAACTCGACGCCGCGGTCGCGACGGCCGGTCCGGTTGTCGCCGAGGCCCAGCGGGTGCGGATGGCGCTGATCGGTCGGGAACTGGCCGGGCTCCGGGCCCGCCTCGCCCGTGGGGGAGCCTTGACAGCTCTTGACAACACGGTCTTGGCGAGGACGAGGAACGATCACTCGGCCGTAGGGTGA
- a CDS encoding Xaa-Pro dipeptidyl-peptidase, which produces MRQRSFPRRHLASALVLTLCLAPLPAAAETGTAAIEQRVYVETTVDSDRDGRPDRVALDIARPSGTTKVPVIFEHSPYRHGLGTVPFHPVNVNRLPQEGLFPAASDTAEGPIVRKAAPDLPGWLDDYFVPRGYAVVLGHSIGTGDSQGCPTSGDQQETLSTKAVIDWLNGRARAFDSAGRLVRADWSTGSVGMTGVSYNGTLPNMVATTGVPGLRTIVPIAAQSNWYDYYRANGLVVAPGGWQGEDTDALAKAVLTRDGCADEIGELTRQQDRITGDYNEFWRQRDYTRLAGNVRASVFVMHGHSDWNVRGKQYSQWWEALSEHGVPRKIWLHRGGHAPPSRSDYQATLSRWFDYWLKGIDTGIMREPMAEVQDAGGAWRKLADWPDPAARPVTYQLGTDSATAPGRLTTGPGGGVAQTFVDQGRSNTAATLVANPDRANGNRLVFRSQPLATAARMSGIASVALRAAVENRNDANLTALLVDYGSGTPVIVTRGWIDPQNRTSQSSSERVVQGQEYTMRFEMEPKDYVFAAGRRIGLVVISTDYDFTLRPLGGSRLRLVPGGSSLTVPLVASPIR; this is translated from the coding sequence ATGCGACAACGGTCGTTTCCCCGGCGGCACCTGGCATCGGCGCTGGTCTTGACGCTGTGCTTGGCGCCGCTGCCCGCCGCGGCCGAGACCGGCACGGCGGCCATCGAGCAGCGCGTCTATGTCGAGACCACAGTGGACAGTGACCGGGACGGTAGACCCGACCGGGTCGCGCTCGACATCGCCCGCCCCTCGGGAACCACGAAGGTGCCGGTGATCTTCGAGCACAGCCCCTACCGCCACGGCCTCGGGACCGTGCCGTTCCACCCGGTGAACGTGAACCGGCTGCCGCAGGAGGGGCTGTTCCCGGCGGCGAGTGACACCGCTGAGGGTCCGATAGTGCGCAAAGCCGCGCCGGATCTCCCTGGATGGCTCGACGACTACTTCGTCCCGCGCGGCTACGCGGTCGTGCTCGGCCACAGCATCGGCACCGGGGATTCCCAGGGCTGCCCGACCAGTGGTGACCAGCAGGAGACGCTGAGCACGAAGGCGGTGATCGACTGGCTCAACGGGCGGGCGCGGGCATTCGACTCGGCCGGGCGACTCGTCCGTGCCGACTGGAGTACCGGCAGCGTCGGCATGACCGGTGTGTCCTACAACGGGACGCTGCCCAATATGGTTGCCACGACTGGGGTTCCGGGCCTGCGCACGATCGTCCCGATCGCGGCGCAGTCCAACTGGTACGACTACTACCGGGCCAACGGCCTGGTGGTTGCGCCTGGCGGTTGGCAGGGCGAGGACACCGACGCGCTGGCCAAGGCGGTGCTCACGCGCGACGGCTGCGCCGACGAGATCGGCGAGCTGACCCGGCAGCAGGACCGGATCACGGGCGACTACAACGAGTTCTGGCGGCAGCGCGATTACACGCGGCTCGCGGGCAACGTGCGCGCGAGCGTGTTCGTCATGCACGGCCACTCCGACTGGAACGTGCGCGGCAAGCAGTACTCCCAGTGGTGGGAGGCGCTGAGTGAACACGGTGTGCCGCGCAAGATCTGGCTGCACCGCGGCGGCCACGCGCCGCCGTCGCGCTCGGACTACCAGGCCACCCTGTCGCGCTGGTTCGACTACTGGCTCAAGGGAATCGACACCGGGATCATGCGCGAGCCCATGGCCGAGGTGCAGGACGCGGGCGGTGCCTGGCGCAAGCTGGCGGACTGGCCCGACCCGGCCGCCCGGCCGGTGACCTACCAGCTGGGCACCGACTCGGCGACCGCACCGGGACGGCTGACCACTGGCCCCGGCGGCGGGGTCGCGCAGACCTTCGTCGACCAAGGCCGGAGCAACACCGCCGCCACCCTCGTGGCGAATCCGGATCGCGCGAACGGCAACCGGTTGGTGTTCCGGTCGCAGCCGCTGGCTACAGCCGCTCGGATGTCCGGCATCGCGAGCGTCGCCCTGCGCGCCGCGGTCGAGAACCGCAATGACGCCAACCTGACCGCTCTGCTGGTCGACTACGGCAGCGGGACACCGGTGATCGTGACCCGCGGCTGGATCGACCCGCAGAACCGGACCTCGCAGTCGTCGAGCGAACGGGTGGTCCAGGGCCAGGAGTACACGATGCGGTTCGAGATGGAGCCCAAGGACTACGTGTTCGCCGCCGGTCGGCGGATCGGCCTGGTGGTGATCTCCACGGACTACGACTTCACCCTGCGTCCCCTCGGCGGCAGCAGGCTGCGGCTGGTCCCCGGCGGCAGTTCCCTGACCGTGCCATTGGTCGCTTCACCCATCAGGTGA
- a CDS encoding cupin domain-containing protein has protein sequence MDEIAEIAARYGLEPLPVEGGLFRRTWAGPADETGRPAGSAIIALFAAGELFSAMHRLPIDEVWHFYQGDPLELLLLGPEDARVVTLGPSLVQTVVPAGTWMGAAVAPGGRWSLCGTTMAPGFMPSDYEGGDADDLCARYPSMADRIRALCRPEAPLRFDA, from the coding sequence GTGGACGAGATCGCGGAGATCGCCGCGCGTTACGGGCTGGAGCCCCTGCCGGTCGAGGGTGGCCTGTTCCGGCGGACGTGGGCCGGACCGGCCGATGAGACGGGCAGGCCCGCGGGGTCGGCGATCATCGCGCTGTTCGCCGCCGGTGAGCTGTTCTCGGCGATGCACCGGCTGCCGATCGACGAGGTCTGGCACTTCTACCAGGGCGACCCGCTGGAGCTGCTGCTCCTGGGCCCCGAGGATGCCCGGGTCGTCACGCTGGGCCCGTCACTGGTGCAGACCGTCGTCCCGGCGGGCACGTGGATGGGCGCGGCGGTCGCGCCCGGTGGCCGGTGGTCGCTGTGCGGGACCACGATGGCCCCGGGATTCATGCCGTCGGACTACGAGGGCGGCGACGCGGACGACCTGTGCGCGCGGTACCCCTCGATGGCCGACCGCATCCGCGCCCTGTGCCGCCCCGAGGCGCCGCTGCGGTTCGATGCGTGA
- a CDS encoding SDR family NAD(P)-dependent oxidoreductase has product MRDPMLPDLTGTVSLVTGASGGIGGGIAWRFAQAGSAVVLHFHRNRPTELLARIEASGGRALAVGADLTRGCDDLIDATVSWGGRLDTLVNNAGIQPVEPLESMSARSWREMIETNLTSAVLCTQAAARAMAEGSVTHIASIEASHPTFGHAHYGTAKAALVTHARAAALEYGPQGIRVNAVSPGLIDRPGLAEAWPEGVDRWRKAAPLSRLGTPEDVADACVFLASPLARWITGHNLVVDGGVSAHPTW; this is encoded by the coding sequence ATGCGTGACCCGATGCTGCCGGACCTGACCGGCACCGTGTCCCTGGTGACCGGGGCGAGTGGCGGGATCGGCGGCGGCATCGCCTGGCGGTTCGCCCAGGCGGGAAGTGCGGTGGTGCTGCACTTCCACCGCAACCGGCCGACGGAGCTGCTCGCCAGGATCGAGGCGTCCGGCGGTCGCGCGCTCGCCGTGGGCGCCGATCTCACGCGGGGCTGCGACGACCTGATCGACGCGACCGTGAGCTGGGGCGGCCGACTGGACACGTTGGTCAACAACGCGGGTATCCAACCGGTCGAGCCGCTGGAGTCGATGTCGGCGCGGAGCTGGCGGGAGATGATCGAGACCAACCTGACCAGCGCCGTCCTGTGCACCCAGGCCGCCGCCCGCGCGATGGCCGAGGGCAGCGTCACCCACATCGCCTCCATCGAGGCGAGCCACCCCACGTTCGGCCACGCCCACTACGGCACGGCGAAGGCCGCGCTGGTGACCCACGCCCGCGCGGCCGCCCTGGAATACGGGCCTCAGGGCATCCGCGTCAACGCGGTCTCCCCCGGCCTGATCGACCGCCCCGGGCTGGCCGAGGCGTGGCCGGAGGGCGTGGACCGCTGGCGGAAGGCGGCTCCGCTCAGCCGCCTCGGCACCCCGGAGGACGTCGCCGACGCCTGCGTCTTCCTGGCGTCCCCGCTGGCGCGGTGGATCACGGGGCACAACCTCGTCGTGGACGGCGGGGTCAGCGCCCACCCGACTTGGTGA
- a CDS encoding EF-hand domain-containing protein: protein MATALQRRKISHVFTAMDTNRDGCLIESDFASIADRWVALGADRDRAEAVTSGWWATLLAASEAERVTVTEVLSVVDRLGEMTDAVVATAHTAFDAIDTNGDSAISAAEYRVLIEAWNGAPTDTDEIFPLLDLDQDGTISRDEFTAHWVEFWAGDDLDAPGTWVFGRFS from the coding sequence ATGGCAACCGCTCTGCAGCGCCGCAAGATCAGCCACGTGTTCACCGCGATGGACACCAACCGGGACGGCTGTCTCATCGAGTCGGACTTCGCCTCCATAGCGGACCGGTGGGTGGCGCTCGGCGCCGACCGCGACCGCGCGGAGGCGGTCACGTCGGGATGGTGGGCCACCTTGCTCGCGGCTTCGGAAGCCGAGCGGGTCACCGTGACCGAGGTCTTGTCGGTGGTGGATCGGTTGGGCGAGATGACCGACGCTGTCGTCGCGACCGCCCACACGGCTTTCGACGCCATCGACACCAATGGCGACTCGGCCATTTCCGCAGCCGAGTACCGCGTCCTCATCGAGGCCTGGAACGGCGCCCCCACCGACACCGACGAGATCTTCCCCCTGCTCGACCTCGACCAGGACGGCACCATCTCCCGCGACGAGTTCACCGCCCACTGGGTCGAGTTCTGGGCGGGCGACGACCTCGACGCCCCTGGCACCTGGGTCTTCGGCCGCTTCAGCTGA
- a CDS encoding S8 family peptidase, which produces MGIGSVSLAVALVALAVPMSANAAEGDIRGAGAAQAIDGSYIVVLKDGATSRSAAASHARDYGAQVRYSYNSVLRGYSATMSERQARRLAADPAVAYVEQDRVVSLRETQPSPPSWGLDRVDQRDLPLDAAYTYSTTADAVTAYVIDTGIRTTHSDFGGRATWGTNTVNDGNNTDCHGHGTHVAGTIGGKAHGVAKGVKLVAVKVLGCTGSGANSGVIAGVDWVTANARRPAVANMSLGGGLSTALDDAVKRSINAGVTYAVASGNGNTSGTPLDACTQSPARTGGALGPAITVNASTKTDEKASFSNFGKCTDLYAPGYGITSAWITSDTATRSLSGTSMATPHVAGAVALHLAVNPSATPAQVKSAITGSASTSKISSVRTDTPNRLLHLAESGTTPPPTPTPTPTPTPTPTPTPTPTPTTPPPWWCQWWCW; this is translated from the coding sequence GTGGGAATCGGGTCGGTGTCGCTGGCCGTCGCGCTGGTGGCGCTGGCGGTGCCGATGTCCGCGAACGCCGCCGAGGGCGACATCCGCGGCGCGGGTGCGGCGCAGGCGATCGACGGTTCCTACATCGTGGTGCTGAAGGACGGGGCGACGTCGCGGTCCGCGGCGGCCTCGCACGCCCGCGATTACGGCGCCCAGGTGCGGTATTCGTACAACAGCGTGCTGCGCGGGTACTCGGCCACGATGAGCGAGCGGCAAGCCCGGCGCCTGGCGGCGGACCCGGCCGTGGCCTACGTGGAGCAGGACCGGGTCGTCAGCCTGCGGGAGACCCAGCCCAGCCCGCCGTCGTGGGGCCTGGACCGGGTCGACCAGCGCGACCTCCCGCTCGACGCGGCCTACACCTACTCGACCACGGCCGACGCCGTGACCGCGTACGTCATCGACACCGGCATCCGGACCACCCACAGCGACTTCGGCGGCCGCGCCACCTGGGGCACCAACACCGTCAACGACGGCAACAACACCGACTGCCACGGCCACGGCACCCACGTCGCGGGCACGATCGGCGGCAAGGCGCACGGTGTCGCCAAGGGCGTCAAGCTCGTCGCGGTGAAGGTGCTCGGCTGCACCGGTTCGGGCGCGAACTCCGGGGTCATCGCCGGGGTGGACTGGGTGACCGCGAACGCGCGACGGCCCGCGGTCGCCAACATGAGCCTCGGCGGCGGCCTCTCGACCGCCCTCGACGACGCGGTCAAGCGGTCCATCAACGCGGGCGTCACCTACGCCGTCGCCTCGGGCAACGGCAACACCTCCGGCACGCCGCTGGACGCCTGCACCCAGTCCCCGGCCAGGACCGGCGGTGCCCTGGGCCCCGCGATCACCGTGAACGCGTCCACGAAGACCGACGAGAAGGCGTCGTTCTCGAACTTCGGCAAGTGCACCGACCTCTACGCCCCGGGCTATGGGATCACCTCGGCGTGGATCACCTCGGACACCGCGACCAGGAGCCTGTCGGGCACCTCCATGGCCACACCGCACGTCGCGGGCGCTGTCGCGCTGCACCTGGCGGTCAACCCGTCGGCCACCCCGGCGCAGGTGAAGAGCGCCATCACCGGCAGCGCCTCCACCAGCAAGATCAGCAGCGTCCGGACCGACACCCCGAACCGCCTGCTCCACCTCGCCGAGTCCGGCACCACTCCACCCCCCACGCCAACTCCGACTCCCACCCCGACCCCGACGCCGACCCCCACTCCCACCCCGACGCCCACGACCCCACCGCCGTGGTGGTGCCAGTGGTGGTGCTGGTAG